One Cystobacter fuscus DSM 2262 DNA segment encodes these proteins:
- a CDS encoding response regulator: MTIHKVLLVDDEDDIRTIGQVSLSRVGGWQTVLASSGADALTKAAAERPDLILLDVMMPGMDGPTTLARLRAQEATATTPVIFMTAKIQKQEVARYLELGAVGVIGKPFNPLTLPADIKKLLPPT, from the coding sequence ATGACGATTCACAAGGTCCTGCTCGTGGATGACGAGGACGACATCCGCACCATCGGCCAGGTGAGCCTGAGCCGCGTGGGCGGCTGGCAGACGGTGCTCGCCTCGTCCGGGGCCGACGCGCTGACCAAGGCCGCCGCCGAGCGGCCCGACCTCATCCTCCTGGACGTGATGATGCCGGGCATGGACGGGCCCACCACCCTCGCCCGGCTCCGGGCCCAGGAGGCCACCGCGACCACGCCCGTCATCTTCATGACGGCGAAGATCCAGAAGCAGGAGGTGGCGCGCTACCTGGAGCTGGGCGCCGTGGGCGTCATCGGCAAGCCCTTCAATCCGCTCACCCTGCCCGCGGACATCAAGAAGCTGTTGCCGCCCACCTGA
- a CDS encoding cyclic nucleotide-binding domain-containing protein yields MDALLLKKVALFEGLTHSQLHRVATIARPRGYEAGACLFREGEVGKEMFILLEGKVRISQQVPGMGEEALAILEKGQYFGEMSVIEDIPRSADAFAHTACTLWVIEREQLDQLMFTDKDLAYVLLWSFVRTLSVRLRESNEKMKTFLALSRF; encoded by the coding sequence ATGGATGCCTTGCTCCTCAAGAAGGTTGCGCTCTTCGAGGGCCTCACCCACAGTCAACTCCACCGGGTGGCGACGATCGCCCGGCCCCGAGGCTACGAAGCGGGCGCCTGTCTGTTCCGGGAGGGGGAGGTGGGCAAGGAGATGTTCATCCTCCTGGAGGGCAAGGTGCGCATCTCCCAGCAGGTGCCCGGCATGGGCGAGGAGGCGCTCGCCATCCTGGAAAAGGGCCAGTACTTCGGGGAGATGTCGGTCATCGAGGACATTCCCCGCTCGGCCGACGCGTTCGCCCATACCGCGTGTACGCTGTGGGTCATTGAACGTGAGCAGCTGGATCAGCTGATGTTCACGGACAAGGATCTGGCGTATGTCCTGTTGTGGAGCTTCGTCCGGACCCTGTCCGTGCGGCTGCGAGAGTCGAACGAGAAGATGAAGACGTTCCTGGCGCTCTCGCGGTTCTGA
- the trxB gene encoding thioredoxin-disulfide reductase — protein sequence MAEKINKVTIIGSGPAGYTAAIYAARANLQPVMFAGGPTLEDAQRVPGGQLMVTTEVENYPGFPTGITGPELMDHFQKQAERFGTVIHMENVVKVDLSKRPFFIQGESESCYSETVIIATGASAKWLHVKGEDQFKNRGVSACATCDGAFFKNQDVLVVGGGDTAMEEATYLAKIVKSVTVVHRRDSLRASKVMQDRALKNPKISFMWDSAVEEVLGNERGMTAAVVRNLKTGDARQVEATGLFVAIGHTPTTNLFQGVLELHPSGYLKTVPGSTRTSLPGVFACGDVQDSYYRQAITAAGSGCMAAIDAERWLIEEGA from the coding sequence GTGGCGGAGAAGATCAACAAGGTGACCATCATCGGCTCGGGGCCCGCGGGCTACACCGCGGCCATCTATGCCGCGCGCGCCAATCTGCAGCCGGTCATGTTCGCCGGTGGACCCACGCTCGAGGACGCGCAGCGCGTGCCCGGCGGCCAGCTCATGGTCACCACCGAGGTGGAGAACTATCCGGGTTTCCCCACGGGCATCACCGGGCCGGAGCTGATGGATCATTTCCAGAAGCAGGCCGAGCGCTTTGGCACCGTCATCCACATGGAGAACGTGGTGAAGGTGGACCTGTCCAAGCGCCCCTTCTTCATCCAGGGCGAGTCGGAGAGCTGTTACTCGGAGACCGTCATCATCGCCACCGGGGCGAGCGCCAAGTGGCTGCACGTCAAGGGCGAGGACCAGTTCAAGAACCGGGGTGTGTCCGCGTGCGCCACGTGCGACGGGGCCTTCTTCAAGAACCAGGACGTGCTGGTGGTGGGCGGTGGCGACACCGCCATGGAGGAGGCCACGTACCTGGCGAAGATCGTCAAGAGCGTCACCGTCGTCCACCGGCGTGACTCCCTGCGCGCCTCGAAGGTGATGCAGGACCGGGCGCTGAAGAACCCGAAGATTTCCTTCATGTGGGACAGCGCCGTCGAGGAGGTGCTGGGCAACGAGCGCGGAATGACGGCCGCCGTGGTGCGCAACCTCAAGACGGGCGACGCGCGGCAGGTGGAGGCCACGGGCCTGTTCGTGGCCATCGGGCACACGCCCACCACGAACCTGTTCCAGGGCGTGCTGGAGCTGCACCCCTCGGGCTACCTCAAGACGGTGCCCGGCAGCACCCGCACGTCGCTGCCCGGAGTGTTCGCTTGTGGCGACGTGCAGGACAGCTACTACCGCCAGGCCATCACCGCCGCGGGCTCGGGCTGCATGGCCGCCATCGACGCGGAGCGCTGGCTCATCGAGGAAGGCGCCTGA
- a CDS encoding trans-sulfuration enzyme family protein produces MSTSTKPQTVAVHAGSRLTGSKSQPVVPHIQMSAVSFFENSDELDEALDGKDYVYSRIAAPNAALLEEAVAALEGTEACVAYSSGMAALRAVFDAQRLRPGDTLVMPADGYGVTRLLFKNLAERAGARIEALVLSEPSAPERLRALRPRLVLAESITNPLLRVPDLEALSRACREVGALLAVDATFPSPHGQRPCALGADYSIQSTTKWLNGHSDALGGTVSGSREKLAPLRSARLLNGDVLGPFEAWLTLRGVRTLPVRMKVHAENAAHVARRLSDCKLLSRVHYPGLPDHPDHAVARRVLHGGFGGMVAFDIQGAGRPECFRFLEAVKLARAAPSLGDVGTLVMHAASASARRMTPEERQAAGIGESLIRVSVGLEDPDDIADDLIAAVSEAVKR; encoded by the coding sequence ATGAGCACGAGCACCAAACCCCAGACGGTGGCGGTCCACGCGGGCTCGCGGCTCACGGGCAGCAAGTCGCAGCCCGTGGTGCCGCACATCCAGATGTCCGCGGTGAGCTTCTTCGAGAACAGCGACGAGCTGGACGAGGCCCTGGACGGCAAGGACTACGTCTACTCGCGCATCGCCGCGCCCAACGCGGCGCTCCTGGAGGAGGCGGTGGCGGCGCTGGAGGGCACCGAGGCGTGCGTGGCCTACTCCAGTGGCATGGCCGCGCTGCGTGCCGTCTTCGATGCGCAGCGCTTGCGGCCGGGGGACACGCTCGTGATGCCGGCGGATGGCTATGGCGTCACCCGCCTGCTCTTCAAGAACCTGGCCGAGCGGGCGGGGGCGCGCATCGAGGCGCTCGTGCTCTCGGAGCCCTCCGCGCCCGAGCGTCTGCGCGCGCTGCGCCCCCGGCTCGTGCTCGCCGAGAGCATCACCAACCCGCTCTTGCGCGTGCCGGACCTCGAGGCGCTGTCCCGGGCCTGCCGGGAGGTGGGCGCGTTGCTGGCGGTGGACGCGACGTTCCCGTCTCCGCATGGCCAGCGGCCGTGCGCGCTGGGGGCGGACTACTCCATCCAGTCCACGACGAAGTGGCTCAACGGGCACAGCGATGCGTTGGGCGGCACGGTGAGCGGCAGCCGCGAGAAGCTCGCGCCCCTGCGTTCCGCGCGCCTGCTCAACGGGGACGTCCTGGGACCCTTCGAGGCGTGGCTCACCCTGCGCGGGGTGCGCACCCTGCCGGTGCGCATGAAGGTCCATGCCGAGAACGCGGCGCACGTGGCCCGGCGGCTCTCCGACTGCAAGCTCCTCTCGCGCGTGCACTACCCGGGCCTGCCGGACCATCCGGATCACGCGGTGGCCCGTCGCGTCCTGCACGGAGGTTTTGGCGGCATGGTGGCCTTCGACATCCAGGGGGCGGGCCGTCCGGAGTGCTTCCGTTTCCTGGAGGCGGTGAAGCTCGCGCGCGCGGCGCCCTCGCTCGGAGACGTGGGCACGCTGGTGATGCACGCGGCCAGCGCGAGCGCGCGCCGCATGACTCCCGAGGAGCGGCAGGCGGCCGGTATCGGCGAGAGCCTCATCCGTGTCTCGGTGGGGTTGGAAGATCCAGATGACATCGCCGACGACTTGATCGCCGCGGTGTCGGAGGCGGTGAAGCGGTGA
- the moaC gene encoding cyclic pyranopterin monophosphate synthase MoaC, which yields MKMVDVGGKEKTERVAVATARLRMLPATLERILQGKVEKGDVLAAARLAGVMAAKRTPDVIPLCHPIALSGVEVELTPVEDGLEFRVTVRTVDRTGVEMEALTAACAAALTVYDMCKSVDRGMVLERVQLDHKAGGRSGTWDRGQGA from the coding sequence GTGAAGATGGTGGATGTGGGAGGCAAGGAGAAGACGGAGCGGGTGGCGGTGGCCACCGCGCGGTTGCGCATGCTGCCGGCGACGCTCGAGCGCATCCTCCAGGGCAAGGTGGAGAAGGGGGATGTGCTGGCCGCCGCGCGGCTCGCCGGGGTGATGGCGGCCAAGCGCACGCCGGATGTCATCCCGCTGTGTCACCCCATCGCCCTGTCGGGCGTGGAGGTGGAGCTGACCCCAGTGGAGGACGGGCTGGAGTTCCGCGTGACGGTGCGCACGGTGGACAGAACCGGCGTGGAGATGGAGGCGCTCACCGCGGCGTGCGCGGCGGCCCTCACCGTCTACGACATGTGCAAGAGCGTGGACCGGGGCATGGTGCTCGAGCGCGTCCAGTTGGATCACAAGGCCGGGGGCCGCTCCGGGACGTGGGATCGGGGCCAGGGCGCGTAG